The genomic segment ATGTCTGAAAAAGGATAAGCGGGAACAATTATTCAAATATATGTGGGGGATATTTAAGAATAATAATTGCCATTTATATAGAATTAATGGTGTTGAAGACCATATACATATTATTACACATATCCATTCAACCGTTGCCTTATCCAGTTTTGAAAAGGATATAAAAACAGCTTCTTCTGTGTGGATTAAGCAGGAAGAGATATTCCCGGCATTTGAATCCTGGCAAATAGGATATGCTGCTTTCACCTACTCCATAGATTCAAAGGATGATTTAATTGAATACGCTAAAAATCAGGAGAAGCACCATCAGAAACAATCATTTATTAATGAACTTAAAGAACTTCTGATGAAACATGAAAAAGCACGCATATTTCATGAGGGCATACAAAAGTTGCATTTCTTTATGAAATATGCTGGATAGAGTTTGATGAAAAATATTTGCTTTAGTATTGTTCAACCCCTCCGGGGTTGCAATTATTGTGGTTCATATACCACGGGTTTCACCCGTGGCTATTCGGATTATTCCCCTTCAGGGAATCTGGATCTGAGTAAAAGATGGAAGCTTCCTGACAATCCAACTAACTCTGAGGTACGCATTATGACGATTAACTTTTTGATTTTACCAGATAAAACAAACCTGCAATCAGACCAATCAAGATACCAGCGGGTGCCAAAAATATTGCCCCCAGAAAACTCATCACAGCAAGTCCTGATAGCAACTGGTTCAGGATAGGAATTGTGCCTATATTCTGATTGATTCCATCAAAAATATTGTGGAGTAGAACCAGTACGGGGAAACTGATTACGGATACAGCAAAGAGGGTCCCAAAAAGCCGTGCTTCCCGCCAGTGGTGCAGAAAAGCAAAAACAATGAGCGTCATGCCAGCAAAGGCAACTACAATTCCTGGGATGTTGTCAGAAATTCCCATGAAAAAGGCGATTACCATTAAAATAATTCCAGCACCAATTAAGGGAATTGTTCGATCACGTTTTAACTGGGTTTTAATGAATATGATTATTTGATCCACGATGGCCTTCCATGCATTGCGTCTCTACAATACCAAAATATAAAAATATTAATCATCCCGTTTGAAAATCGATTTAAAAAATTCACCAATGGTCAATTTCTTATAATCGCGAAACTCCCCGGCATCAAAATAAACCCCTCTGCATTCTGGGCAGCGTTCATAGTGAATATGGGACTGTTGTTCATCAGTTTCCGGCATCATCAATGTTCGGCATTTGGGACAAAATGCACTTTTGATCTCATTCTGTTCCTGACCAATATCTGTATCACCAATATCGATGACCTCGGAACCAGAGAGTTTCTTTAGATCCTCAAGTTCAAATTTATCAAACCAGATGCCATAACAGTTTGTACAGCGATCTACTTCAACCCCTTTGAACTCAATGTTTTTCATATAACGTTTACATTTGGGGCAAAGCATTTAATTCCCTACATCCTTGTAATAAACCGTTAAAACGGTTTCAGGTTTTCTGAGTGTTTAGCAGCCCACGACTGAAGTCTTGGGTTGCTGATAGATCGTTACCCTTATTTTTTCTTCTTTGGGGTGCCATTAGCTGGTTCCAGGGCAAGTTCGATAACATCACAAATTTCTTCAACAAATAGAAACT from the Candidatus Neomarinimicrobiota bacterium genome contains:
- a CDS encoding transposase, which translates into the protein CLKKDKREQLFKYMWGIFKNNNCHLYRINGVEDHIHIITHIHSTVALSSFEKDIKTASSVWIKQEEIFPAFESWQIGYAAFTYSIDSKDDLIEYAKNQEKHHQKQSFINELKELLMKHEKARIFHEGIQKLHFFMKYAG
- a CDS encoding zf-TFIIB domain-containing protein; the protein is MLCPKCKRYMKNIEFKGVEVDRCTNCYGIWFDKFELEDLKKLSGSEVIDIGDTDIGQEQNEIKSAFCPKCRTLMMPETDEQQSHIHYERCPECRGVYFDAGEFRDYKKLTIGEFFKSIFKRDD